In a genomic window of Agarivorans albus:
- the der gene encoding ribosome biogenesis GTPase Der: MLPVVALVGRPNVGKSTLFNRLTRSRDALVADFPGLTRDRKYGQAKVAEQEFIVIDTGGIDGDEEGIDAMMAQQSLQAIEEADAVLFLVDARAGMTIADEAIAHHLRKQEKKVFLVANKTDGIDADTACGEFYALAIGEVHQIAAAHGRGVNMLLEEALRPFVTEQAENQAEEPELEQADTQEMTESELDELAQKFADLPIKLAIVGRPNVGKSTLTNRILGEDRVVVYDMPGTTRDSIYIPMQREDQDYILIDTAGVRKRGKVTETVEKFSVIKTLKAIEDANVVMLVIDAKDGISDQDLSLLGFVLNAGRALVLAVNKWDGLDNEHKERIKTELDRRLGFIDFTRVHFISALHGTGVGHLYESVQEAYASATKRVSTSMLTKIMQMAQDDHQPPLVRGRRVKLRYAHAGGYNPPRIVVHGNQVNSLPDSYKRYLMNYYRKALEIMGTPIRVEFKEGENPFSDKKSKLTMAQERRRKKMQNVSKYKKS; encoded by the coding sequence ATGCTTCCTGTTGTCGCCTTAGTGGGACGCCCAAATGTTGGCAAATCTACTTTATTTAACCGCCTTACACGCAGCAGGGATGCCTTAGTCGCTGATTTCCCAGGACTGACTCGTGACCGTAAATATGGTCAAGCCAAAGTCGCGGAGCAAGAATTTATTGTTATTGATACCGGCGGTATTGATGGCGATGAAGAAGGCATTGACGCAATGATGGCGCAGCAATCTTTGCAAGCTATTGAAGAAGCCGATGCGGTGTTGTTCTTGGTGGATGCGCGTGCTGGAATGACCATTGCTGATGAGGCGATTGCCCATCATTTGCGTAAACAAGAAAAGAAAGTTTTCTTGGTGGCCAATAAAACTGACGGCATTGATGCTGATACAGCCTGTGGCGAGTTTTATGCCTTGGCGATAGGTGAAGTTCATCAAATTGCTGCTGCCCATGGCCGCGGCGTAAACATGTTATTAGAAGAAGCTCTGCGTCCCTTTGTTACTGAGCAAGCAGAGAATCAAGCGGAAGAGCCGGAGTTAGAGCAAGCTGATACGCAAGAAATGACCGAGTCAGAACTAGATGAGTTAGCTCAGAAGTTTGCCGACCTTCCAATTAAACTGGCCATTGTTGGCCGCCCCAACGTGGGTAAATCTACGCTGACTAACCGGATTCTGGGTGAGGACCGAGTAGTGGTGTATGACATGCCAGGTACCACCCGAGACAGTATTTACATCCCGATGCAGCGAGAAGATCAAGATTACATCTTAATTGATACAGCAGGGGTACGTAAGCGCGGTAAGGTGACAGAAACAGTAGAAAAGTTCTCGGTTATTAAAACCCTTAAAGCAATTGAAGACGCTAATGTGGTGATGCTGGTAATCGACGCAAAAGATGGCATTTCAGATCAAGATTTAAGTTTGCTTGGTTTTGTGTTGAATGCCGGTCGCGCCTTAGTGCTTGCCGTTAATAAATGGGATGGTTTAGACAACGAACATAAAGAGCGGATTAAAACTGAACTGGATAGACGTTTGGGCTTTATCGACTTTACGCGCGTTCACTTTATTTCAGCGCTACATGGTACTGGCGTTGGCCACCTTTATGAATCGGTTCAGGAGGCTTACGCAAGCGCCACTAAGCGCGTTTCTACCTCTATGTTGACCAAGATTATGCAGATGGCTCAAGACGACCATCAGCCGCCGTTAGTGCGCGGTCGTAGGGTTAAATTACGTTATGCCCACGCTGGCGGTTATAATCCACCTCGCATCGTTGTACATGGAAATCAGGTTAATTCTTTACCAGACTCTTATAAGCGCTATTTAATGAATTATTACCGCAAAGCGTTAGAGATTATGGGTACGCCAATTCGCGTAGAGTTTAAAGAAGGTGAGAATCCATTCTCAGATAAGAAGTCAAAACTTACCATGGCTCAAGAACGCCGTCGGAAAAAAATGCAAAATGTAAGTAAGTACAAAAAATCGTAG
- a CDS encoding zinc ribbon domain-containing protein → MTIEVACPECDGQLQHEHDHWLCGACHHKFSQRVHCDKCDAELEKLKACGAVDYFCNSCNELKSKRAVIRRFERLDS, encoded by the coding sequence ATGACTATTGAAGTTGCTTGCCCAGAGTGTGATGGACAGTTACAACACGAACATGACCACTGGTTGTGTGGCGCCTGCCACCATAAGTTCTCGCAGCGTGTGCATTGCGATAAATGCGATGCCGAGCTTGAAAAGCTAAAGGCCTGCGGTGCAGTAGATTATTTTTGTAATAGCTGCAACGAGTTAAAATCTAAGCGAGCTGTTATTCGGCGTTTCGAGCGCTTAGACAGTTAA
- a CDS encoding alpha/beta fold hydrolase, with amino-acid sequence MNSLDSTKERELTSVDNREQLIGMIYRAAAEPEYWPDLLEHLYMMPELQSTEEHGHSDSSSAQLSQMLDAVSPQLSMATNQYSERNQILLEHFNQALNIAKRIYQLEEKNHSLNSLLDHIPVGVILVNAKSEILLTNELAEETLQLGQGLYQRNKNLVTQQSESTDLLNQYVEELSSLGPNESSSRGLPIQIGQETDVQTMVILSPVNHLQNPSLERNASVVVFISPSRPDVELDLAAFADGYNLTPKEARIVNYIAQGMSPPDIADKIFVSYNTVRTQLKSVFKKTNVSSQSELASLVLTGPWGMLSQSSRHFDFTEAHDLNARYFTLPDQRKLCYQEYGSPKGKPVVYCHSILGSRLENFFDDVDLAKHLGLRLISIDRPGFGGSDYCENYGFVNWSKDLAALLDHLKLEQVQLLGYATGGVYAACCAATIPERISNMTIVSSGDALTYDSDYEATAKLYRMHMKLARDFPSMHRLFTNILDKGLHKDPNKLFKVLARDLEGADVELFDSPQFREKFGRYLKESKIQGGNAFSDEVRQVMSPWGFNIEDVKVATRLFHGEQDRHIPLVLAERFIERAANAKLTVVPEQGHYMIYRQWPEILKSVASN; translated from the coding sequence ATGAATTCATTGGATAGCACCAAGGAGCGAGAGCTAACCAGTGTCGATAACAGGGAACAGTTAATCGGTATGATTTACCGTGCGGCGGCAGAACCTGAATATTGGCCCGATTTGCTTGAGCACCTATACATGATGCCAGAACTTCAAAGCACAGAAGAACATGGCCACTCAGACTCCTCTTCGGCACAATTAAGCCAAATGCTCGATGCGGTATCTCCGCAACTATCGATGGCTACAAACCAATACTCTGAACGGAACCAGATTTTACTTGAGCACTTTAACCAAGCATTAAATATCGCAAAGCGTATTTACCAGCTTGAAGAAAAAAACCATTCGCTTAACTCTTTGCTCGACCACATTCCGGTTGGGGTAATTTTGGTGAATGCTAAAAGTGAAATTTTGCTCACCAACGAGCTAGCAGAAGAAACCCTGCAGCTTGGCCAAGGGTTATACCAACGCAATAAAAACTTAGTGACCCAGCAAAGTGAATCAACAGATTTGCTCAATCAATACGTAGAAGAGCTGTCTTCACTGGGGCCTAACGAATCCAGCAGCCGGGGCTTACCGATCCAAATTGGTCAAGAAACAGATGTGCAAACCATGGTAATTCTTAGCCCGGTAAACCATCTGCAAAACCCAAGTTTAGAGCGAAATGCCAGTGTGGTGGTGTTTATCTCCCCTTCTCGTCCCGATGTAGAGCTTGATTTAGCCGCTTTTGCCGACGGTTACAACTTAACCCCAAAAGAAGCGCGCATCGTTAATTATATTGCGCAAGGTATGTCTCCACCTGACATTGCTGACAAAATTTTTGTGAGTTACAACACCGTGCGTACCCAGCTTAAATCGGTATTCAAGAAAACCAACGTGAGTAGCCAGAGCGAATTAGCGAGTTTGGTGCTAACTGGGCCTTGGGGAATGCTATCGCAAAGTAGCCGCCACTTTGACTTTACCGAAGCCCACGACCTTAACGCACGCTACTTTACTTTGCCCGACCAACGTAAGCTGTGTTACCAAGAATACGGTAGCCCAAAGGGCAAACCGGTGGTTTATTGCCACAGTATTTTAGGTAGTCGCTTAGAAAACTTTTTTGATGATGTTGATTTAGCAAAACACCTAGGTTTGCGCTTAATCAGCATCGACCGCCCCGGATTTGGTGGTTCTGACTACTGCGAAAACTACGGTTTTGTAAATTGGTCAAAAGACTTAGCAGCGCTGCTCGACCATTTAAAGCTAGAGCAGGTTCAGTTACTTGGCTATGCCACAGGAGGCGTTTACGCAGCCTGCTGCGCAGCCACCATTCCTGAGCGGATCAGCAACATGACGATTGTGAGTTCAGGTGATGCCCTCACTTACGACAGTGATTACGAGGCCACTGCCAAGCTATATCGCATGCACATGAAGCTGGCTCGTGACTTCCCTAGTATGCATCGCCTGTTTACTAATATTCTTGATAAGGGCTTGCACAAAGACCCTAACAAATTATTTAAAGTATTAGCCCGCGATCTAGAAGGTGCCGATGTTGAGCTGTTTGATAGCCCGCAATTTAGGGAAAAGTTTGGCCGCTATTTAAAAGAATCGAAGATCCAAGGCGGCAATGCTTTTTCTGACGAGGTTCGTCAAGTAATGTCACCTTGGGGCTTTAACATTGAAGATGTTAAAGTTGCTACGCGGCTATTCCATGGCGAGCAAGACAGGCATATTCCATTAGTGCTTGCCGAGCGTTTTATCGAGCGCGCAGCCAACGCTAAGCTCACTGTCGTTCCTGAACAAGGTCATTACATGATTTACCGACAATGGCCTGAAATACTAAAAAGTGTTGCAAGTAACTAA
- the xseA gene encoding exodeoxyribonuclease VII large subunit, producing MQSNQIAQNILSVSQLNQQVRRLLENSLGTVWLAGEISNFATPFSGHWYFSLKDDGAQVRCAMFKGANRKAVFTLENGMQVLVKAKITMYEPRGDYQLIAEAIHPAGDGAQQQAFEQLKMKLASEGLFSQADKQSLPEYPSTIGVVSSASGAALQDILSVLQRRAPAIKVIVYPAAVQGDAAASQLSNMIELANQREEVDLLIVGRGGGSKEDLSAFNDEALARCIFNSNIPIISAVGHEVDDSICDLVADIRAATPSAAAEIVSQQASHLALSLNKLSQQLEQSYLHMLSRQQIRLKQLHHQVETQSPIHLLEQQQQRFDELSHRLSFAHQQSLNRSKQRHLEAHSRLKHSLLEQKLSRHQQLLVQLKQRLNLASDKNLQHQQDALVNVCRQMDNLSPLRVLERGFSLVTQQQKIVKSAADLSVGDQVNIKFADGNHNATIIE from the coding sequence ATGCAAAGCAATCAAATCGCCCAAAATATCCTCAGCGTAAGTCAATTAAACCAGCAAGTTAGGCGATTGCTAGAGAACTCTCTAGGCACAGTTTGGTTAGCAGGTGAAATATCTAATTTTGCTACTCCATTTTCGGGGCACTGGTACTTCAGTTTAAAGGACGATGGTGCCCAAGTACGCTGTGCCATGTTTAAGGGCGCTAATCGCAAAGCTGTCTTCACACTAGAAAACGGCATGCAAGTATTAGTGAAAGCCAAAATCACCATGTATGAACCACGCGGTGATTATCAGCTTATTGCAGAAGCCATTCACCCTGCTGGAGACGGCGCACAGCAGCAAGCGTTTGAGCAACTAAAAATGAAGTTGGCCAGCGAAGGCTTATTTAGCCAAGCTGACAAGCAATCCCTGCCCGAATACCCTAGCACCATTGGTGTAGTAAGCTCCGCCTCTGGGGCGGCATTACAAGATATATTATCGGTACTTCAACGCCGCGCCCCTGCTATTAAAGTGATCGTTTATCCTGCAGCCGTTCAGGGAGATGCCGCGGCAAGCCAACTTAGCAATATGATTGAGCTTGCAAATCAACGTGAAGAAGTAGATCTACTTATTGTTGGCCGCGGTGGAGGCTCTAAAGAAGATTTGTCCGCCTTTAATGACGAAGCCCTCGCCCGCTGTATATTTAATTCAAACATTCCGATTATATCTGCGGTAGGCCACGAAGTGGACGACAGCATTTGTGATTTAGTTGCCGACATTCGCGCCGCAACCCCCTCAGCTGCAGCAGAAATTGTTAGCCAGCAAGCTAGCCACCTTGCGTTAAGCTTAAACAAACTAAGCCAACAGTTAGAGCAAAGCTACTTACATATGCTTAGTCGGCAACAGATCCGCCTCAAGCAGCTTCACCACCAAGTAGAAACCCAATCCCCTATCCATTTATTGGAACAGCAACAGCAACGCTTTGACGAGCTTAGCCACCGTTTAAGCTTTGCTCATCAACAAAGCTTAAACCGCAGCAAGCAGCGCCATCTAGAAGCGCACTCACGTTTAAAACACTCACTATTAGAACAAAAGCTAAGCCGTCATCAGCAACTGTTGGTCCAGCTTAAGCAGCGGCTAAACCTAGCCAGTGATAAGAACCTTCAACACCAGCAAGATGCCTTAGTCAATGTTTGTCGACAAATGGACAATTTGAGCCCACTGCGCGTTTTGGAACGAGGTTTTAGCTTGGTGACTCAGCAACAGAAAATCGTTAAATCTGCTGCAGATTTAAGCGTTGGTGACCAAGTCAATATCAAGTTTGCTGATGGAAACCATAACGCAACAATTATTGAATAA
- the guaB gene encoding IMP dehydrogenase has protein sequence MLRISKEALTFDDVLLLPAHSEVLPNTANLATRLTKDIPLSIPMVSAAMDTVTEANFAIALAQEGGVGFIHKNMSIEQQAAEVRKVKKFEAGIVLEPITVTPELTLGQIAELRQIHGFAGFPVVTEANDLVGIVTGRDLRFETDFSKTVSQVMTPKERLVTTTDTSRDVVEKLMHEHRIEKMLVVDEAFKLTGLITVKDFKKAERKPNACKDSFGRLRVGAAVGAGAGNEERIDALVEAGVDVLLIDSSHGHSQGVLDRIKATHEKYPDLPIVGGNVATGAGALALADAGVSAVKVGIGPGSICTTRIVTGVGVPQITAVADAVEALKGRDIPVIADGGIRFSGDIAKALVAGASCVMVGSMFAGTEEAPGEIELYQGRSFKSYRGMGSLGAMSQGSSDRYFQTDNAADKLVPEGIEGRVAYKGPVKAIIHQQMGGLRSCMGLTGCATINELNTKAEFVRVTSAGMGESHVHDVTITKEAPNYRMG, from the coding sequence ATGTTGAGAATTTCCAAAGAAGCCTTAACCTTCGATGATGTACTACTACTTCCTGCTCACTCAGAAGTACTTCCTAATACTGCCAATTTGGCGACACGTCTAACCAAAGATATCCCGCTTAGTATTCCAATGGTGTCTGCTGCCATGGATACGGTAACCGAAGCTAATTTTGCTATTGCACTAGCGCAAGAGGGCGGTGTTGGTTTTATTCACAAAAACATGAGCATTGAGCAGCAAGCTGCTGAAGTGCGTAAAGTGAAGAAGTTTGAAGCTGGTATCGTTCTAGAGCCTATTACTGTAACGCCTGAGTTAACCTTGGGCCAAATTGCAGAGTTGCGTCAAATCCACGGTTTTGCTGGTTTCCCTGTTGTGACTGAAGCGAATGACCTAGTGGGTATTGTAACTGGCCGTGATTTACGTTTTGAAACTGATTTTTCTAAAACTGTTTCTCAAGTAATGACACCTAAAGAGCGTTTAGTTACAACTACCGATACATCGCGTGACGTTGTTGAAAAACTGATGCACGAACACCGCATTGAAAAAATGCTAGTGGTAGATGAGGCTTTCAAACTGACCGGTTTGATTACCGTAAAAGATTTCAAAAAAGCGGAACGTAAACCTAATGCTTGTAAAGATAGCTTTGGCCGCTTGCGTGTTGGCGCTGCTGTAGGTGCTGGTGCGGGTAACGAAGAGCGTATTGATGCCTTAGTTGAAGCCGGCGTAGATGTATTGTTGATTGACTCGTCTCACGGTCATTCTCAAGGCGTTCTTGATCGCATTAAAGCCACCCATGAAAAATACCCAGACTTGCCAATCGTTGGTGGCAATGTGGCAACTGGCGCAGGCGCTTTAGCCCTAGCTGACGCAGGTGTAAGTGCGGTAAAAGTAGGTATTGGCCCTGGTTCAATTTGTACTACGCGTATTGTAACCGGTGTGGGTGTACCACAAATTACCGCAGTAGCTGATGCTGTTGAAGCGCTGAAAGGTCGTGATATTCCGGTTATTGCAGACGGCGGTATTCGCTTCTCTGGCGATATTGCTAAAGCCTTAGTTGCTGGTGCATCTTGTGTAATGGTTGGTAGCATGTTTGCTGGTACCGAAGAAGCACCAGGTGAAATTGAACTTTATCAAGGCCGTTCGTTTAAGTCTTACCGTGGTATGGGCTCGCTTGGCGCAATGTCTCAAGGTTCATCAGATCGTTACTTCCAAACAGACAATGCAGCTGACAAATTAGTACCAGAAGGTATTGAAGGCCGCGTAGCTTATAAAGGCCCGGTAAAAGCGATTATTCACCAGCAAATGGGCGGTTTACGTTCGTGCATGGGCTTAACCGGTTGCGCTACAATTAACGAGTTAAATACCAAAGCAGAATTTGTGCGGGTAACTAGCGCAGGTATGGGTGAAAGTCACGTACATGACGTAACCATTACCAAAGAAGCCCCTAACTACCGTATGGGTTAA
- the guaA gene encoding glutamine-hydrolyzing GMP synthase, which translates to MSRDIHEHRILILDFGSQYTQLIARRIREIGVYCELWGWDVEEADIREFAPNGIILAGGPESVTENDSPRAPEYVFNAGVPVLGICYGMQTMSEQLGGAVIQGEGEREFGYAQVEVVAQSPLFKAIEDAVAPNGNALLDVWMSHGDKVSTIPEGFTTVAQTPSCEFAAMMNQDKHFYGVQFHPEVTHTRQGLRMLEHFVKDICACEALWTSESIIENAIAQIKEQVGDDEVILGLSGGVDSSVVAMLVQRAIGDKLTCVFVDNGLLRLNEGQQVMDMFGNHFGLNIVHVNAENRFLDAMAGESDPEKKRKIIGHVFIDVFDEEAKKLKNAKWLAQGTIYPDVIESAASKTGKAHVIKSHHNVGGLPDDMEMGLVEPLKELFKDEVRKIGLELGLPYDMLYRHPFPGPGLGVRVLGEVKKEYCDLLRRADAIFIEELHKADLYHKVSQAFTVFLPVRSVGVMGDARKYDWVVSLRAVETIDFMTAHWAHLPYDFLGNVSNRIINEIDGISRVVYDISGKPPATIEWE; encoded by the coding sequence ATGAGCAGAGATATCCACGAACATCGTATTCTAATTTTAGATTTTGGATCGCAATATACCCAACTTATCGCGCGTCGAATCCGCGAAATCGGTGTGTATTGTGAATTGTGGGGCTGGGATGTAGAAGAAGCCGATATCCGCGAGTTTGCGCCGAACGGTATTATTTTGGCCGGTGGCCCAGAAAGCGTTACGGAGAATGATTCTCCGCGCGCTCCTGAGTACGTATTTAATGCTGGCGTTCCTGTTCTAGGTATTTGTTACGGCATGCAAACTATGTCTGAGCAACTAGGTGGAGCGGTTATTCAAGGCGAAGGCGAGCGTGAGTTTGGTTACGCTCAAGTTGAAGTGGTTGCGCAATCTCCATTGTTTAAAGCAATCGAAGATGCAGTTGCACCAAATGGCAATGCCTTGCTAGATGTTTGGATGAGCCATGGCGATAAAGTGTCGACCATTCCTGAAGGTTTCACCACCGTTGCGCAAACTCCAAGTTGTGAGTTTGCTGCCATGATGAATCAAGATAAGCATTTCTACGGTGTGCAGTTCCACCCTGAGGTGACTCATACTCGTCAAGGCTTGCGCATGCTAGAGCACTTTGTAAAAGATATTTGTGCTTGTGAAGCTTTATGGACCTCTGAATCAATCATTGAGAACGCCATTGCTCAAATTAAAGAGCAAGTCGGCGATGACGAAGTTATTCTTGGTCTTAGTGGCGGCGTTGACTCCTCGGTTGTGGCAATGTTGGTTCAACGTGCAATTGGTGACAAACTTACCTGCGTATTTGTAGATAATGGTTTGCTGCGTCTGAATGAGGGCCAGCAGGTGATGGATATGTTTGGTAACCACTTCGGTTTAAACATCGTTCACGTAAATGCTGAAAACCGCTTCCTAGATGCAATGGCTGGCGAAAGTGACCCGGAGAAGAAGCGTAAGATTATTGGCCATGTGTTCATTGACGTGTTCGATGAAGAGGCTAAAAAGCTGAAAAATGCTAAATGGCTTGCACAGGGCACGATTTACCCTGACGTTATCGAATCAGCGGCTTCTAAAACCGGCAAAGCGCATGTGATTAAATCTCACCATAACGTAGGTGGCTTACCTGATGATATGGAGATGGGTTTAGTAGAGCCACTTAAAGAGTTGTTTAAAGATGAAGTGCGCAAAATTGGCTTAGAGCTAGGCCTTCCTTACGATATGTTATACCGCCATCCATTCCCTGGGCCTGGTTTAGGTGTACGCGTATTGGGTGAAGTGAAGAAAGAATACTGTGATTTACTACGCCGTGCCGATGCTATCTTCATTGAAGAATTACACAAAGCAGATCTATACCATAAAGTAAGCCAAGCTTTCACCGTATTCTTGCCGGTTCGCTCGGTAGGTGTAATGGGCGATGCGCGTAAGTATGACTGGGTTGTATCATTGCGCGCAGTTGAAACTATCGACTTTATGACTGCACATTGGGCACACCTACCTTACGATTTCTTAGGTAATGTGAGCAACCGTATAATCAACGAGATTGATGGTATTTCTCGTGTTGTTTACGACATATCTGGTAAGCCACCAGCGACCATTGAGTGGGAATAA
- a CDS encoding MFS transporter, producing the protein MNIFVWMLAICQALLTTGNILLVAVTGLIGQQLAPSAAWVTFPVAMQFLGLMLATIPASLIMGITGRKKGFVLGNLVGISGALLATYALYHHQFMLFSCATFLLGIGIGFGMLYRFAAVELCSEGQQPRAISAIMAGGVIAAVIGPSLAVYSQAWWPNQPFIGAFVGLLALYIIALILLLMIRFNDTEASSQSTIDARPLREIVSSANYIVAVVAGVVSYFVMNLLMTATPLAMHHHGYHFAQSASVIEWHVLGMFAPSFITGRLILKMGLFPTMLLGLALMFACVVVNLMGTSFIHFAVALTLLGVGWNFMFIGATQMLTQSYHLNEKAKAQAVNEFVVFSLVAISALSAGWLEQSLGWRVVNVSALPILTLGLICLLFYQRQHKRQLSV; encoded by the coding sequence GTGAACATTTTTGTATGGATGCTGGCTATTTGCCAAGCCTTATTAACCACCGGAAATATTTTGCTCGTGGCAGTCACCGGCTTAATTGGCCAGCAGCTCGCTCCTTCCGCTGCTTGGGTTACCTTCCCTGTTGCTATGCAATTTTTAGGGCTAATGTTAGCCACCATTCCTGCGTCTCTTATTATGGGGATAACCGGGCGCAAGAAAGGTTTTGTACTTGGTAACTTGGTTGGAATTAGTGGTGCACTATTAGCTACTTATGCGCTATATCACCATCAATTTATGCTGTTTAGTTGCGCAACCTTTTTATTAGGAATAGGCATTGGTTTTGGCATGTTGTATCGCTTTGCGGCGGTAGAGCTTTGCTCCGAAGGGCAGCAACCCCGAGCCATTTCAGCCATTATGGCTGGCGGGGTGATCGCAGCGGTGATTGGGCCAAGCCTAGCGGTTTATAGTCAAGCGTGGTGGCCTAATCAGCCTTTCATTGGCGCGTTTGTTGGTTTACTTGCTCTGTATATTATTGCCTTAATACTGCTGCTGATGATTCGCTTCAATGATACTGAAGCTAGCAGCCAGTCGACAATCGATGCTCGACCTCTAAGGGAAATAGTTAGTTCGGCCAATTACATCGTTGCAGTGGTGGCTGGCGTTGTTAGTTACTTTGTAATGAACCTCCTTATGACCGCAACGCCTTTAGCGATGCATCACCATGGCTATCATTTTGCTCAATCTGCTTCGGTCATTGAATGGCATGTATTAGGCATGTTTGCCCCTTCGTTTATTACCGGCAGGCTAATATTGAAAATGGGGCTTTTCCCAACCATGCTGCTTGGTTTAGCGCTAATGTTTGCTTGTGTTGTTGTTAATTTAATGGGCACTAGCTTTATTCATTTTGCAGTTGCATTAACCTTGCTTGGAGTAGGGTGGAACTTTATGTTTATTGGCGCGACCCAAATGCTAACTCAATCTTATCACTTAAATGAGAAGGCTAAAGCTCAAGCTGTTAATGAGTTTGTGGTGTTCTCTTTAGTGGCTATTTCAGCGCTGTCTGCTGGCTGGTTAGAGCAAAGTTTGGGGTGGCGAGTGGTAAATGTTAGCGCCTTACCCATATTGACGCTTGGTTTGATTTGCTTGTTGTTTTATCAGCGTCAACATAAAAGGCAACTATCTGTATGA
- a CDS encoding transcriptional regulator GcvA — MARRLPPLNALKAFEAAARHLSFTRAAEELFVTQAAVSHQIKALEEFLGLKLFRRKNRALLLTEEGQGYFLDIKDIFISLTEATDRLLARGAKGTITVSLQPSFAIQWLVPRLSQFSEMHPDIDVRIKAVDLYEGSLTEDVDVAIYYGRGNWSGLRADKLHTEYLVPVCAPSLLVGDKALTKPEDLQYHTLLHDTARHDWKAWFKLVGLRQMNVNHGPIFSHSTMVLQAAVYGQGVALGHSVLAKPEIEAGRLVCPFEQVLLSKNAYYMVCKPSQAEQGKLVAFREWMISLVEQEQQEFVNEGLVDAE; from the coding sequence ATGGCGCGTCGTTTGCCTCCACTTAATGCCTTAAAAGCCTTTGAAGCGGCAGCAAGGCATCTTAGTTTTACCCGAGCAGCAGAAGAGCTTTTTGTGACTCAAGCCGCTGTTAGTCACCAAATTAAAGCCTTAGAAGAATTCTTAGGTTTAAAGCTTTTTAGAAGGAAAAACAGAGCCTTACTGCTAACCGAAGAAGGCCAAGGTTATTTTCTCGATATTAAAGATATTTTTATTTCGTTAACCGAGGCTACCGACCGTTTGCTCGCTCGTGGCGCCAAAGGAACGATAACGGTTAGTTTACAACCCAGTTTTGCCATCCAATGGCTAGTACCACGTTTATCTCAATTTAGTGAGATGCATCCCGATATTGATGTTCGTATTAAAGCGGTTGATTTATACGAAGGTTCATTAACGGAAGATGTTGACGTTGCTATTTATTACGGCAGAGGTAATTGGTCTGGCCTACGAGCCGACAAATTGCACACAGAGTATTTGGTTCCAGTCTGCGCCCCCAGTTTATTAGTGGGTGATAAAGCTTTAACTAAACCGGAGGATTTGCAATATCACACCCTATTGCATGATACCGCTCGCCACGATTGGAAAGCGTGGTTTAAATTGGTAGGGCTGCGACAAATGAATGTGAATCATGGGCCTATATTTTCGCATTCAACCATGGTGCTACAAGCGGCGGTGTATGGGCAGGGGGTGGCACTAGGTCATAGCGTATTGGCTAAACCTGAAATTGAAGCCGGCCGTTTAGTGTGTCCCTTTGAGCAAGTTTTACTGAGTAAAAACGCCTATTACATGGTGTGTAAACCCAGCCAAGCTGAACAAGGTAAATTGGTTGCTTTCCGTGAGTGGATGATTTCTTTGGTTGAGCAAGAGCAGCAAGAATTTGTGAATGAAGGTTTGGTAGACGCGGAGTGA
- a CDS encoding DUF423 domain-containing protein — protein sequence MLNQTAWPLRLLLAVSGAVTVIMGAGAAHGFSRFLGEAQLSWIETGVFYQIIHLVAALVVIDKRRTTALLWILGGWLFAGSLYCLAFFGSKLFGPITPIGGFILIIAWLSLALPTKRSVNE from the coding sequence ATGTTGAATCAAACGGCTTGGCCCTTAAGGCTGCTGTTGGCTGTAAGTGGCGCTGTTACCGTGATTATGGGCGCGGGTGCTGCGCATGGCTTCAGTCGCTTTTTGGGTGAGGCGCAATTATCGTGGATTGAAACCGGCGTGTTTTATCAAATCATTCATTTAGTGGCTGCTTTGGTAGTGATAGATAAACGCCGAACAACCGCTTTACTTTGGATTTTAGGTGGTTGGTTATTTGCCGGTAGCTTATACTGCTTGGCTTTTTTTGGCTCAAAGCTGTTTGGGCCAATAACCCCAATTGGTGGGTTTATTTTGATTATTGCTTGGTTGAGCCTAGCTTTGCCAACAAAGAGAAGTGTAAATGAGTAG